The DNA sequence GTACGCGGCTCGCGGACGCGTTCGCGGTCGAGGTGGACGGCATCGGGCTCGACGAGCTGGTCGGCGGCTGCGGAGTCGCCGAGGCGGTGCTCACCGCCCTGGACCGGGCCGGTGTGCCGTACTGGAGGACGCGCGCGGCCGTGCAGGGGCTCGGGACCATGGGCGGGGCCACTGCGCGCTTCCTCACGCGCGCGGGGCTCACCGTCGTGGCCGTCGCCGACATCAAGGGCACGATCGCCAACCCGGCGGGCCTCGACATCGAGGCACTGCTGGCGGCACGGGACGCGTACGGCACGGTCGACCGCGCGGCGCTGCGGCCCGGCGACCGCGAACTGCCGGGCGACGCCTGGCTGTCGGCCGAGACGGAGGTGCTGGTCCCGGCAGCCGTCTCCTATGTGATCGACGCCGCCAACCAGGGGCGGATCACCGCTCGCTGGATCGCCGAGGCGGCCAACATGCCCGTACGGCCGGAGGCGGAGGAGCTGCTGGCCGCGCGGGGCGTCACCGTGTTGCCGGACGTCGTGGTCAACTCGGCCACGAACGCCTGGTGGTGGTGGACGCTGTTCGGCGACGTCGGCCCGGACGCGGACGAGGCGTTCGCCCACACGCGGCGTTCGATGCGCGCCCTGACCGACCTCACCCTGGCCCGCGCGGAGGCCGACGGGACGACACCTCGGGCCGCCGCGCACGCCATCGCTGAGGACCGGTTGCCGGTGATCGCCGAGCGGTTCGGCCAACTCCGGTGACGGCCAACGCCGGGGCCCGACTCGACCGCGGCCCGGGAGCTGCCGGCGGCAAGGCTTTAGGGTGGCCGGGTGGCAAGAGTGCGGTTGAGCGTGGCGGAGCGGCGTGAGGAGTTGCTGCGTGCCGCCGTGGAGCAGATAGAGGCGCGGGGCGTGGCGGCGGTCAGGATCGCCGACGTGGCCGCGGCGCTCGGGGTGAGCAACGCGCTGGTGCTCTATCACTTCGCCACGAAGGAGAAGCTGGTCGCCGCCGCGTTCACGCACGCGGCCCAGGACGACCTGGCCCGTCTGCGACGGGTCCTCGGACGTCGTACGACGGCGCTGCGCCGGCTGCGGGCGGCCGTGCGCTGGTACGCGCCGACCGGCCAGGCCAAGGGCTGGCGACTGTGGATCGAGGGCTGGGCGGCGGCGCTGCGCGAACCCGCGCTGCAGGAGGTCACGCGGGACCTCGACCGGCAGTGGAAGGCGGCCCTCGCCGAGGTCATCGCGGAGGGTGTGGCCGCGGACGAGTTCCGCTGCCCGGACCCGATGGGCGCGGCCCTGCGCCTGACGGCCCTCCTCGACGGGCTCGCCGTGCAGATGACGTCGTACCGCGGCGCGGTCTCACGCGCGCGTGCCCAGGAGTGGGTGGACGAGGCGCTCGCCCGGGAACTGGGGCTGGCGCGGGAGGCGTTGACGGCGTCGTCACGCTGACGCCGGCGTAGGTGTGGGCCGTACCGATCACACGTCGGTACGGCCCACCCCTGCCCGTCACCCGCGAACCGCATACGGGTCGCTTGCGAACCGCTCTCAAGCCACCGATTCGATCCGCATCTTGATGTCGTCCGGGGAAAGCGCGCCCTTGGCCGTGACATGGTCCCCCGACGACTCGCCCCGCAGGCGCCGCCCGATCCAGGGCACCAGGTACTCGCGGGCCCACTGGACGTCGTCGCGGCGGATGTCGAGCGTGCCGCGGGGCGGGAGCGGCGGCCAGGGCTGGTCCGGGTCCGCCGGGACCTCCAGGCCGAGTACCTGGCCCGCGCGGAGCGCCACACGCGTGTGCCCCTCGGGAGACAGGTGGAGCCGGTCGTGGTCCCAGGCCCGGCGGTCCTGAACGGTCTTCAGGGACCACAGGTCGAGCACCGGACAGCCGTACCGGTCGGCAATGGCCCGCACATGACCGTTGTACGTGGCGATCTTGCCGCGCAGATGCCTCAGCACGGGCACGCCACGGGTGTCGAAACCGGTCGTGACCATGACCGTGCCGACCTCGGAGGTGAGCCGGGCGATCGCCCGCTCGAAGCGCTCGGCGACCTCGTCGGGGTCGGTGCCGGGCCGGATGATGTCGTTGCCGCCCGCGCAGAACGAGACCAGGTCCGGGGCCAGTTCGACGGCCTTCGGAAGCTGGTCCTCGACTACCTGGTCGAGCAGTTTGCCGCGCACGGCGAGGTTCGTGTAGTTGAAGTCGCCCTCGGGTCGTCGGTCCGCGAGCAGGACCGCGAACCGGTCGGCCCAACCGACGAACGCCCCGTCGGGGCCGGTGTCGCCGACGCCCTCGGTGAAGCTGTCCCCCACCGCAACGTACGACCCGATCACTGATCTGCTGTCACTCTTCGAATCGTCTGCCACATCGGCCCATGATTCACCTTCGAATGTGACCTACGCGACCGTAGGACGGGGTTGACGAGCGGTGAGATAAGCCACTCCTAAAGTGTTCACCAAACGTGGAATAACCCTTTGATGAGGGGTGTTGTGGGCGCAACCGCCATACAGCCGTGTGCGCGCAGACCGAAGGCCGGACCCGGGGATCTGGGTCCGGCCTTCGGCAGCGTGTCAGGCAGGTGGTTCCGCGGCGGGCGTCAGCCGATGGAGACGCCCTTCGAGCGGAGGTAGGCGACCGGGTCCAGGTCCGAGCCGTAGTCCGGGGTGGTGCGGATCTCGAAGTGGAGGTGCGGGCCGGTGACGTTCCCGGTCGCGCCGGAGAGCCCGATCTGCTGGCCCCCCGTCACGGACTGGCCGCTGGAGACGGACAGCGAGGACAGGTGGGCGTACTGGGCGTAGTGGCCGTCGGCGAGCTGGATGACGACCTGGTTGCCGTACGCGCCGCCCCAGCCGGCCGAGACGACGGTGCCCGCACCGACGGCCTTCAGGGGGGTGCCGGTGGGGGCGGAGAAGTCGACACCGGTGTGGTAGCCGCTGGACCACATGCTGCCCGCCACCTTGTAGGCGGTGCCGAGGGTGGCGCCGTCGAGGGGGGCGGAGAAGCCGCTGGAGGCGCCGGCGTTCTCGGCGCTCTGCGCGGTCGTGGTGGTCTTCGACGCGGCGGACTTGGACGCCGAGGACTTCGAGGCGGTCGTGTCCGAGGACGACTTCGAAGGTGCGGAGGAGGAAGACGAGGGCGCGGACGAAGACTTGGGGGCGCTCTCGGCCTGCTTGCCGCCGATGGTGAGCTTCAGACCGGGGTGGATCAGCGCCGGGTCCGCGCCGACGGCCTCACGGTTGTCGGCGTAGAGCTTCTTCCAGCCACCGCTGACGTTCTGGTCGTCGGCGATCTTCGCAAGGTAGTCGCCGACCTGGACCGAATAGGTCCGCGCGTCCGCCTTCTTGTCGGTGGCCTTCTTCTCGGACTTCTTCTCGGCGGCCGGAGCGGACTGAACGGCCTTTTCCGAAACGGGCTGAGAGGGAGCGGCGTGGGCGCCGGTGGCCCCGATGAGCGGGAGAGCGAGAGCGGCGCCACCGGTTCCGGCGACGGCGATGGTGCGGGTGAAGCGCAGGGACTTCGGGCGGCGATGCTTACCCTTCGCGGGCATGGCGAATTCCTCTCCGGCGCCTGCGAGGTGAGCTGTCGGGTGCGGGCTGGAGATGCCCGGTCGCGTCGGGACGCGACTTGACCCCAAGCCGTTCCGGAGACCGGAACAGGCGGTTGTACCTGTGGGTCCCCCGCTCCTGCCGGGTACCGGTGAGTTAGCGCGGGATCCGGTCGGCGGCAGGATTAGGCGTCCGTCCGGATTGGTGTGGAACGTAAGCGAGAAAGACGCACGGGAACAAGTGAGGGGTTCCGTCCGAATGCGTTCCTGTTGATCCCTTGTGGGAATTACCGGTCACACTCCGTGAATTATGGGGACGTCGCCGGACTCAAAACCCCTCGAAAAGCATGTGAATTACGTGAACATGACGAGCGACGCACGGTCACGAATATGACGCTCCTCACGT is a window from the Streptomyces sp. NBC_00299 genome containing:
- a CDS encoding Glu/Leu/Phe/Val dehydrogenase dimerization domain-containing protein, translating into MTTPLLSLTWTDHVTGRQGFLVIDRLVRGVSSGGLRMRPGCTLDEVTGLARGMSMKEALHYDPEARYIPLGGAKGGIDCDPRDPEAYGVLVRYLRTMRPYIENLWTTGEDLGLSQDVVDRAAAEAGLVSSVQAVYPLLGDETGARTRLADAFAVEVDGIGLDELVGGCGVAEAVLTALDRAGVPYWRTRAAVQGLGTMGGATARFLTRAGLTVVAVADIKGTIANPAGLDIEALLAARDAYGTVDRAALRPGDRELPGDAWLSAETEVLVPAAVSYVIDAANQGRITARWIAEAANMPVRPEAEELLAARGVTVLPDVVVNSATNAWWWWTLFGDVGPDADEAFAHTRRSMRALTDLTLARAEADGTTPRAAAHAIAEDRLPVIAERFGQLR
- a CDS encoding TetR/AcrR family transcriptional regulator, yielding MARVRLSVAERREELLRAAVEQIEARGVAAVRIADVAAALGVSNALVLYHFATKEKLVAAAFTHAAQDDLARLRRVLGRRTTALRRLRAAVRWYAPTGQAKGWRLWIEGWAAALREPALQEVTRDLDRQWKAALAEVIAEGVAADEFRCPDPMGAALRLTALLDGLAVQMTSYRGAVSRARAQEWVDEALARELGLAREALTASSR
- a CDS encoding SGNH/GDSL hydrolase family protein — translated: MIGSYVAVGDSFTEGVGDTGPDGAFVGWADRFAVLLADRRPEGDFNYTNLAVRGKLLDQVVEDQLPKAVELAPDLVSFCAGGNDIIRPGTDPDEVAERFERAIARLTSEVGTVMVTTGFDTRGVPVLRHLRGKIATYNGHVRAIADRYGCPVLDLWSLKTVQDRRAWDHDRLHLSPEGHTRVALRAGQVLGLEVPADPDQPWPPLPPRGTLDIRRDDVQWAREYLVPWIGRRLRGESSGDHVTAKGALSPDDIKMRIESVA
- a CDS encoding M23 family metallopeptidase, with protein sequence MPAKGKHRRPKSLRFTRTIAVAGTGGAALALPLIGATGAHAAPSQPVSEKAVQSAPAAEKKSEKKATDKKADARTYSVQVGDYLAKIADDQNVSGGWKKLYADNREAVGADPALIHPGLKLTIGGKQAESAPKSSSAPSSSSSAPSKSSSDTTASKSSASKSAASKTTTTAQSAENAGASSGFSAPLDGATLGTAYKVAGSMWSSGYHTGVDFSAPTGTPLKAVGAGTVVSAGWGGAYGNQVVIQLADGHYAQYAHLSSLSVSSGQSVTGGQQIGLSGATGNVTGPHLHFEIRTTPDYGSDLDPVAYLRSKGVSIG